Proteins found in one Thunnus maccoyii chromosome 5, fThuMac1.1, whole genome shotgun sequence genomic segment:
- the nudt7 gene encoding LOW QUALITY PROTEIN: peroxisomal coenzyme A diphosphatase NUDT7 (The sequence of the model RefSeq protein was modified relative to this genomic sequence to represent the inferred CDS: inserted 1 base in 1 codon), which translates to MPIKEDTIAILKQFDTGNKFSYLPVLPKASVLVPLLVKDGELHTLMTLRSKELRTNAGEVCFLGGKRDPSDRDDVETALREAEEEIGLPPDHVQVVCKLFPIMNKSGLLVTPVVGFIDESFCPRPNPXAVFTVPLDFFTSEKDHFTTHGAAGMTGPLHSFYFTDPDTGNQYHIWGLTAMVVIVVALLALRKKPEFDVGFDSEDPLSFFQQILHRRISKL; encoded by the exons ATGCCCATAAAAGAGGATACAATAGCCATATTAAAGCAGTTTGACACTGGAAACAAGTTTTCCTATCTGCCTGTGCTGCCTAAAGCCTCAGTGCTGGTCCCACTGTTAGTGAAGGATGGAGAGCTGCACACCCTGATGACCCTGCGGTCAAAGGAG CTGAGGACCAATGCTGGGGAGGTGTGTTTCCTGGGTGGGAAGAGAGACCCCAGTGACAGAGATGATGTGGAGACTGCcctgagagaggcagaggaagagataGGTTTACCACCTGACCACGTCCAGGTTGTCTGTAAACTGTTCCCTATTATGAACAAG AGTGGTCTTTTGGTGACCCCGGTGGTTGGCTTCATAGACGAGTCATTTTGTCCCCGTCCAAACC GTGCCGTATTCACCGTCCCACTGGACTTCTTCACCAGTGAGAAGGACCACTTTACTACTCATGGTGCTGCTGGGATGACGGGGCCGTTGCACTCGTTTTATTTCACAGACCCTGATACAGGAAACCAGTATCACATATGGGGCCTGACTGCTATGGTGGTCATAGTGGTTGCTCTCCTTGCTCTCAGGAAAAAACCAGAGTTTGACGTTGGTTTTGACTCTGAGGATCCGCTATCATTCTTTCAACAGATTCTGCATCGAAGAATTAGTAAACTATGA
- the hprt1l gene encoding hypoxanthine phosphoribosyltransferase 1, like isoform X1 codes for MLIYPPNLLSHVVYGDKQIADDEKGHELDLFCVPRHYENDLDKVIIPHGLIMDRTERLARDIIRDMGGHHIVALCVLKGGYKFFADLLDYIKALNQNSDKSVPLTVDFIRVKSYCNDKSTNNVKVIGGDELSNLSGKNVLIVEDIVETGRTMQTLLSLLSECKPKMVKVVSLLVKRTPRSSGYRPDYIGFEVPDAFLVGYALDYNEYFRDLSHICILNDQAKEKYKV; via the exons ATGCTCATTTATCCCCCAAATCTCCTCAGTCATGTAGTGTACGGGGATAAACAG ATCGCCGATGATGAGAAAGGCCACGAGCTGGACCTTTTCTGCGTCCCTAGACATTATGAGAACGATTTGGACAAGGTGATCATCCCTCATGGACTCATCATGGACAG GACAGAGCGTCTGGCCCGAGACATCATCCGGGACATGGGGGGGCACCACATCGTAGCCCTGTGCGTGCTGAAAGGGGGCTACAAGTTCTTCGCAGACCTCCTGGACTACATTAAAGCGCTGAACCAGAACAGTGATAAATCAGTCCCGCTGACAGTGGATTTCATTAGGGTGAAGAGCTACTGT aACGACAAGTCAACAAACAATGTCAAAGTCATCGGAGGGGATGAGCTGTCAAATCTCTCAGGCAAG aATGTCTTGATTGTTGAG GATATTGTGGAGACAGGAAGGACGATGCAGACGCTACTTTCCCTGCTGAGTGAATGTAAACCCAAGATGGTTAAAGTTGTAAG TCTTTTGGTGAAGAGGACCCCGAGGAGTTCAGGGTACAGACCAGACT ACATTGGCTTTGAGGTGCCGGATGCCTTTCTGGTGGGCTACGCTTTGGACTACAATGAGTACTTCAGAGATCTCAGT CACATCTGCATACTGAATGATCAAGCCAAGGAGAAGTACAAAGTGTGA
- the hprt1l gene encoding hypoxanthine phosphoribosyltransferase 1, like isoform X2, producing MASYLQIADDEKGHELDLFCVPRHYENDLDKVIIPHGLIMDRTERLARDIIRDMGGHHIVALCVLKGGYKFFADLLDYIKALNQNSDKSVPLTVDFIRVKSYCNDKSTNNVKVIGGDELSNLSGKNVLIVEDIVETGRTMQTLLSLLSECKPKMVKVVSLLVKRTPRSSGYRPDYIGFEVPDAFLVGYALDYNEYFRDLSHICILNDQAKEKYKV from the exons ATGGCTTCGTATCTGCAG ATCGCCGATGATGAGAAAGGCCACGAGCTGGACCTTTTCTGCGTCCCTAGACATTATGAGAACGATTTGGACAAGGTGATCATCCCTCATGGACTCATCATGGACAG GACAGAGCGTCTGGCCCGAGACATCATCCGGGACATGGGGGGGCACCACATCGTAGCCCTGTGCGTGCTGAAAGGGGGCTACAAGTTCTTCGCAGACCTCCTGGACTACATTAAAGCGCTGAACCAGAACAGTGATAAATCAGTCCCGCTGACAGTGGATTTCATTAGGGTGAAGAGCTACTGT aACGACAAGTCAACAAACAATGTCAAAGTCATCGGAGGGGATGAGCTGTCAAATCTCTCAGGCAAG aATGTCTTGATTGTTGAG GATATTGTGGAGACAGGAAGGACGATGCAGACGCTACTTTCCCTGCTGAGTGAATGTAAACCCAAGATGGTTAAAGTTGTAAG TCTTTTGGTGAAGAGGACCCCGAGGAGTTCAGGGTACAGACCAGACT ACATTGGCTTTGAGGTGCCGGATGCCTTTCTGGTGGGCTACGCTTTGGACTACAATGAGTACTTCAGAGATCTCAGT CACATCTGCATACTGAATGATCAAGCCAAGGAGAAGTACAAAGTGTGA